A part of Antechinus flavipes isolate AdamAnt ecotype Samford, QLD, Australia chromosome 6, AdamAnt_v2, whole genome shotgun sequence genomic DNA contains:
- the OTUB1 gene encoding ubiquitin thioesterase OTUB1, whose translation MAAEEPQQQKPEPLGSDSEGVNCLAYDEAIMAQQDRIQQEIAVQNPLVSERLELSVLYKEYAEDDNIYQQKIKDLHKKYSYIRKTRPDGNCFYRAFGFSHLEALLEDSKELQRFKAISAKSKEDLVSQGFTEFTIEDFHNTFMDLIEQVEKRTSVADLLASFNDQSTSDYLVVYLRLLTSGYLQRESKFFEHFIEGGRTVKEFCQQEVEPMCKESDHIHIIALAQALNVSIQVEYMDRGEGGTTNPHVFPEGSEPKVYLLYRPGHYDILYK comes from the exons ATGGCGGCGGAGGAACCTCAGCAGCAGAAGCCGGAGCCGCTGGGAAGCGACTCCGAAG gAGTTAACTGTTTGGCTTACGATGAAGCCATCATGGCCCAGCAGGACCGAATTCAGCAGGAG ATTGCCGTTCAGAACCCGCTGGTCTCCGAGCGCCTGGAGCTCTCTGTGCTTTACAAGGAGTACGCGGAAGATGACAACATCTATCAACAGAAGATCAAG gaCCTACACAAAAAATACTCCTACATCCGAAAGACCAGGCCCGACGGCAACTGCTTCTACCGAGCCTTCGGCTTTTCCCACCTGGAGGCCCTTCTGGAGGACAGCAAGGAACTTCAGAG GTTCAAAGCCATCTCTGCCAAGAGCAAAGAGGACCTGGTATCTCAGGGCTTCACCGAGTTCACAATCGAAGACTTCCACAACACG TTCATGGACCTGATCGAGCAGGTGGAGAAGCGGACCTCGGTGGCCGACCTGCTGGCCTCCTTCAATGACCAGAGCACCTCCGACTACCTGGTGGTCTACCTGCGGCTGCTCACCTCGGGCTACCTGCAGCGGGAGAGCAAGTTCTTCGAGCACTTCATCGAGGGGGGCCGGACCGTGAAGGAGTTCTGTCAGCAG gAGGTGGAGCCCATGTGCAAGGAGAGTGACCACATCCACATCATCGCGCTGGCGCAGGCCCTCAATGTCTCCATCCAGGTGGAGTACATGGACCGCGGCGAGGGCGGCACCACCAACCCCCACGTCTTCCCGGAGGGCTCCGAGCCCAAGGTGTACCTACTGTACAGACCCGGACACTACGACATCCTTTACAAATAG
- the LOC127541977 gene encoding cytochrome c oxidase subunit 8A, mitochondrial — protein sequence MSALVPRLLSGLTRPARGLLHVPRAPLHARPPREELSLVDKTIAMTACFVAMLVPSGWILSHLSSYKKKE from the exons ATGTCCGCGCTGGTTCCGCGGCTGCTGAGCGGCCTGACGCGCCCCGCCCGGGGCCTCCTGCACGTGCCCCGCGCGCCCCTGCACGCACGGCCGCCCCGGGAGGAGCTGAGTCTGGTG GACAAGACCATCGCCATGACGGCCTGCTTCGTGGCCATGCTGGTGCCCTCCGGCTGGATCCTGTCCCACCTGAGCAGCTACAAGAAGAAGGAGTGA